Proteins from one uncultured Anaeromusa sp. genomic window:
- a CDS encoding lactate permease LctP family transporter yields MTWVQGYDPMGNIILSAIVAGIPLYILLFLLGVKKTPGHFAAAAAVVSALVVAVAAWGMPAGLAINSVFCGAAFGLFPIVWIVVTAIWVYNMTVESGEFEIIKNSLASITEDRRLQALFVAFAFGSFIEGTAGFGTPVAITAAMLVGLGFNPVYAAGICLIANTAPVAFGGIGIPVIVAAQVSGLDIMHISQIIGRQLPFLSIIVPLWVAVTMSGWKRSMEVLPALLVGGGCFAVTQWYTANYVSPYLPDITSAVVTIVGLGVFLRFWKPSNIWRFPDEKDTGAGKEELRYSSGEVVRAWMPYILLAIMVFLWGWGPVKSVLGSTNINIPWPGLHNAISKAVPIVAKTTPYGAVYTFGWLSAGGSAILLSGILSLFVIPNYGVGKAIACFGRTIRMLMFPIVTIAMILGLAYLMNYSGMSATMGLAFTKTGSLFPLFAPILGWLGVFLTGSDTSSNALFSSLQRTTAEQIGADPYLMVAANSSGGVCGKMLSPQSISVATAATGLVGQEGTIFRFTLPHSIAMIIIVALMTYSQAYFLHWMLPPLP; encoded by the coding sequence ATGACATGGGTACAAGGATATGATCCCATGGGGAATATTATACTGTCCGCTATTGTGGCAGGTATTCCCTTGTACATTTTGCTCTTTTTACTTGGCGTTAAAAAGACTCCAGGCCATTTTGCCGCCGCTGCCGCCGTCGTTTCGGCTTTGGTTGTTGCGGTTGCCGCTTGGGGCATGCCAGCAGGTTTAGCTATTAACTCGGTTTTTTGCGGCGCTGCTTTCGGCCTCTTCCCGATTGTCTGGATTGTAGTCACCGCGATTTGGGTCTACAATATGACCGTAGAATCGGGCGAATTTGAAATTATTAAAAACTCTTTGGCTTCTATTACTGAGGATCGTCGTTTGCAGGCCTTATTTGTCGCCTTTGCTTTTGGTTCTTTTATTGAAGGTACAGCCGGGTTCGGCACTCCGGTGGCTATTACCGCAGCCATGCTCGTGGGTCTGGGTTTCAACCCCGTGTACGCTGCAGGGATTTGCTTGATTGCCAATACGGCGCCTGTTGCCTTTGGCGGGATTGGCATCCCGGTTATTGTTGCGGCTCAGGTATCCGGACTGGATATCATGCATATCAGCCAGATTATTGGTCGTCAGTTGCCTTTCTTATCCATCATCGTGCCGTTGTGGGTGGCAGTTACCATGAGCGGGTGGAAGCGCTCCATGGAAGTATTGCCGGCCCTGTTGGTTGGCGGCGGCTGCTTTGCTGTTACCCAGTGGTATACAGCAAACTATGTTAGCCCGTACCTGCCTGATATTACCTCGGCTGTCGTAACTATCGTTGGTTTGGGTGTGTTCTTGCGTTTTTGGAAGCCCTCCAATATTTGGCGCTTCCCGGATGAAAAAGATACTGGCGCTGGCAAAGAAGAATTGCGTTATTCTTCTGGAGAAGTCGTTCGCGCCTGGATGCCTTACATTCTGTTGGCCATCATGGTCTTCCTCTGGGGCTGGGGCCCTGTTAAGAGTGTCTTGGGATCTACCAATATCAATATTCCTTGGCCTGGTTTGCATAATGCAATTTCCAAGGCTGTGCCGATTGTGGCTAAAACAACTCCTTATGGCGCGGTTTATACCTTTGGTTGGTTGTCTGCCGGCGGTAGCGCCATTCTGCTTTCCGGTATTTTGTCTCTCTTTGTTATTCCTAATTATGGCGTAGGCAAAGCGATTGCTTGCTTTGGCCGTACCATTCGTATGCTGATGTTCCCGATTGTCACCATTGCCATGATCTTGGGCTTGGCGTATTTGATGAACTACTCGGGCATGAGCGCTACCATGGGTCTGGCCTTTACGAAGACCGGAAGCTTGTTCCCGCTCTTTGCGCCAATCCTTGGCTGGTTGGGCGTGTTCCTGACTGGTTCGGACACTTCGTCCAATGCCTTGTTCTCGTCGCTGCAGAGAACGACTGCCGAGCAAATCGGCGCCGACCCCTATTTGATGGTTGCAGCCAACTCGTCCGGCGGTGTTTGCGGCAAAATGCTTTCGCCGCAGAGTATCTCCGTGGCCACAGCAGCTACCGGTTTGGTAGGGCAGGAAGGAACTATTTTCCGCTTTACCTTGCCTCATAGTATTGCGATGATCATTATTGTTGCTTTAATGACCTATTCGCAAGCCTATTTCCTGCACTGGATGCTGCCCCCGTTGCCTTAA
- a CDS encoding lactate permease LctP family transporter, protein MTWVQTYNPLGNIVVSALVAAIPLFIILFMLGVRRAKGHVAAAFGLTSAVLVAIFAWGMPAGFAINSVLYGAAFGIFPIVWIVVTAIWVYNMTVESGEFEIIKNSLASITDDRRLQALFIAFAFGSFIEGTAGFGTPVAITAAMLTGLGFNPIYAAGICLIANTAPVAFGAIGIPVVVAAQVANLDLMHVSQVVGRQLPFLSILVPLWLCVTMAGWKRAMEVLPALVVAGVCFAGTQFFTSNYVNAYLPDITSAVVTIVGLLIFLKIWKPATIWKFPDEKQTGEGKVELQYSVGEVLRAWAPYLILALLVFLWADDKFIGLKKVLVNIDKQMPWFALQWPGLHNMVIKAAPVVAKNTPYGAIYTVNLLSAAGTAIFFSGLLSLLIIPNYGLGRAMACLARTTKQLVFPICTIAMILGLAYIMNFSGMSSTMGLAFTKTGTLFPFFSPILGWLGVFLTGSDTSANALFGSMQRTAAEQIGVDPYLTVAANSSGGVCGKMISPQSISVATAATGMVGHEGDIFRFTVGHSIAMLIFMAVLTYLQAYSLHWMLP, encoded by the coding sequence ATGACATGGGTTCAGACATATAATCCACTTGGTAACATTGTTGTCTCTGCCTTGGTGGCGGCTATTCCTCTATTTATCATTCTCTTTATGCTGGGTGTACGGAGGGCCAAGGGCCATGTGGCAGCCGCGTTTGGTTTGACCTCGGCGGTACTTGTTGCCATTTTTGCCTGGGGCATGCCTGCAGGCTTCGCAATTAATTCGGTATTGTATGGTGCGGCTTTTGGTATTTTCCCGATCGTTTGGATTGTTGTCACCGCTATTTGGGTCTACAACATGACGGTGGAGTCCGGTGAATTTGAAATTATTAAAAATTCTTTGGCTTCCATTACTGATGATCGGCGTTTACAGGCCTTATTCATTGCCTTTGCATTTGGTTCCTTTATTGAAGGCACTGCTGGCTTTGGTACTCCGGTGGCCATTACGGCGGCCATGCTGACCGGCTTGGGCTTTAACCCGATCTATGCAGCCGGTATTTGCTTGATTGCCAATACGGCTCCGGTGGCTTTCGGCGCTATCGGTATACCGGTAGTTGTGGCGGCGCAGGTAGCTAATCTGGATCTGATGCATGTCAGCCAGGTTGTTGGGCGTCAGCTGCCGTTCTTGTCCATTTTGGTTCCCTTGTGGTTGTGCGTGACCATGGCTGGCTGGAAACGGGCTATGGAAGTGCTTCCCGCCTTGGTTGTAGCTGGCGTTTGCTTTGCAGGCACCCAGTTCTTCACGTCTAACTATGTTAATGCTTATCTGCCGGATATCACTTCGGCAGTTGTGACCATTGTCGGTCTCTTGATTTTCCTGAAAATCTGGAAACCAGCTACTATCTGGAAATTCCCGGATGAAAAACAAACTGGTGAAGGTAAAGTTGAGCTGCAGTACAGTGTTGGCGAAGTGCTGCGCGCCTGGGCGCCTTACCTAATCTTGGCGCTGTTGGTGTTCTTGTGGGCGGATGACAAATTTATCGGCCTGAAAAAAGTTTTGGTGAATATTGATAAGCAAATGCCTTGGTTTGCGCTGCAGTGGCCGGGCTTGCACAACATGGTCATCAAAGCGGCGCCAGTTGTGGCTAAAAACACTCCTTACGGCGCTATTTACACGGTGAATCTTCTGTCGGCGGCTGGTACGGCTATTTTCTTCTCCGGTTTGCTGTCCTTGCTGATCATCCCCAACTATGGTTTGGGACGCGCGATGGCTTGCTTGGCTCGTACCACGAAGCAGTTAGTTTTCCCGATCTGCACCATTGCCATGATTCTCGGCTTGGCTTATATTATGAACTTCTCGGGCATGAGTTCCACCATGGGCCTTGCTTTCACGAAAACGGGGACTCTCTTCCCCTTCTTCTCGCCGATTCTTGGCTGGCTGGGCGTATTCCTGACCGGTTCTGATACGTCGGCGAATGCGCTCTTCGGCAGCATGCAGCGTACCGCTGCCGAGCAAATTGGCGTAGATCCTTATTTGACAGTAGCGGCTAACTCTTCCGGCGGCGTTTGCGGCAAAATGATTTCCCCGCAAAGTATTTCCGTTGCCACCGCTGCCACCGGCATGGTTGGTCACGAAGGAGACATCTTCCGATTTACAGTAGGACATAGTATTGCGATGTTGATCTTT